A window of Haliscomenobacter hydrossis DSM 1100 contains these coding sequences:
- a CDS encoding type I restriction endonuclease subunit R yields MQNTNESAFETVIETHLLENGYKPVNKNSYDKTRVIFPQKVLDFIQTTQPREWAKLEALHAEHTSEQVLGDLCKWMDTYGALTTLRHGFKCYGRTLYIAYFKAAHTMNPELEANYAANCLGITRQLQYSARGNQSLDLTISLNGVPIATLEIKNPLTNQTVEHAKKQYKQDRDPREILFEFKRRALVHFAVDTELVFMATRLAGNATYFLPFNKGWEGGAGNPPDRNGRTYRTAYLWEEVLQRDSLLDLLARYIHLQVEEKLTDEGRKVKKETMIFPRYHQMEAVRSLVNATQSDGIGNNYLIEHSAGSGKSNTIAWLAHRLASLHSAENSRVFDSVIVITDRLVLDKQLQDTIYQFEHKRGVVLKIDDNSRQLAEALENGVPIVITTLQKFPFVSRQLMKMAEERGEAGGGILPTRRFAVIIDEAHSSQGGESATDLKEVLGGESLVEEAQRRATEEGEEKLVELYRSMAKRGRQDNLSFFAFTATPKHKTLKVFGKNGTPFHRYTMRQAIEEGFILDVLKNYTTYATYFKLVQASGDDPQVERKNAAKALARFLRLHPHNIAQKTEIMVEHFYAVTRHKIGGHSKAMVVTGSRLEAVRYKVSFDDYIKAKGYAIKSLVAFSGTVNDDKIPNKSYTEEGMNEGIKEKELPEKFNTPEYHVLLVAEKYQTGFDQPLLHTMYVDKRLAGIQAVQTLSRLNRIHPLKEDTFVLDFVNDREEIRTAFKMYFEGAEIGEEVDPAHMYRLQNELDVSGIYMPEEIERFCMVYFKPKQRQSPADHEAINASLDPAVSRFTVFLRDNEEEAELWRGRLQSFRNLYNFLSQVIPYQDSDLEKLYVFLRHLSPKLPLRHSGPRYNFDDEIRLEYYRLQKISEGSINLREGYAQALDGPTEVGTGVVREDPMVLSRLIDLINERFGTDFNQADQLFFDQLIETAIRDESIIKAAEVNPEDKFILVFQNLLQSLFVERMDQNEDIFARFMNDSAFQKLVTKWLASEAYDKLRGIKKYQ; encoded by the coding sequence ATGCAAAACACAAACGAATCCGCCTTCGAAACTGTCATCGAAACCCACCTTCTCGAAAACGGCTATAAACCAGTTAACAAAAATAGTTATGATAAAACCAGAGTAATTTTTCCACAAAAGGTATTAGACTTTATTCAAACCACCCAACCCAGAGAATGGGCAAAGCTAGAAGCCCTACATGCTGAACACACCTCGGAACAAGTTCTTGGTGACTTGTGCAAATGGATGGATACGTATGGCGCACTAACTACCCTAAGGCATGGGTTCAAATGCTATGGTCGTACCCTATACATTGCGTACTTTAAAGCAGCGCATACCATGAACCCAGAGTTGGAGGCAAATTATGCTGCCAATTGTTTGGGAATAACCCGCCAACTTCAGTATTCTGCACGCGGAAATCAATCCCTTGATCTCACGATTAGTTTAAATGGAGTCCCCATTGCCACGCTGGAAATCAAAAATCCGCTGACCAACCAAACTGTTGAACACGCCAAGAAGCAGTACAAACAGGATCGTGATCCACGTGAAATACTGTTTGAGTTCAAGCGTCGGGCACTCGTACATTTTGCAGTGGATACAGAATTAGTATTTATGGCTACCCGCCTTGCGGGCAATGCAACTTATTTTTTGCCGTTCAACAAAGGCTGGGAAGGTGGTGCAGGAAATCCCCCTGACCGGAATGGGCGCACCTACCGCACAGCGTATCTTTGGGAAGAAGTTTTGCAACGCGATAGCCTGCTTGATTTGCTCGCCCGCTATATTCACCTTCAAGTCGAAGAAAAACTTACAGATGAAGGGCGAAAAGTGAAAAAAGAAACGATGATTTTTCCGCGCTATCACCAAATGGAGGCGGTCAGGTCTCTGGTTAATGCAACTCAAAGCGATGGCATAGGGAACAACTATTTGATTGAACACTCCGCTGGTAGCGGCAAGAGCAATACCATCGCTTGGTTGGCACATCGTCTTGCCTCCTTGCACAGTGCAGAAAACAGCCGAGTATTCGATTCCGTTATCGTGATTACCGACAGGCTGGTACTTGATAAGCAGTTGCAGGATACCATTTACCAGTTTGAGCACAAGCGGGGTGTGGTTTTGAAAATTGACGACAATTCTAGACAACTAGCCGAGGCCTTGGAAAATGGGGTGCCCATCGTGATCACCACATTACAGAAATTTCCTTTTGTCTCAAGGCAGCTCATGAAAATGGCTGAAGAACGTGGCGAAGCCGGAGGAGGTATTTTGCCCACTCGTCGGTTTGCAGTGATCATTGATGAAGCACACAGCTCGCAAGGAGGAGAATCTGCCACCGATCTGAAAGAAGTATTAGGTGGTGAAAGCTTGGTAGAAGAAGCCCAACGCCGGGCCACTGAAGAAGGAGAAGAAAAACTGGTCGAATTGTACCGCAGTATGGCCAAGCGAGGTCGCCAGGACAACCTCAGTTTTTTTGCGTTTACAGCCACACCAAAGCACAAGACATTGAAAGTTTTTGGAAAAAATGGCACTCCCTTTCATAGGTACACCATGCGTCAAGCCATTGAAGAAGGCTTCATTCTTGATGTTTTGAAAAACTATACCACCTACGCGACCTATTTCAAACTCGTACAGGCCAGTGGCGACGATCCACAAGTTGAGCGCAAAAATGCAGCAAAAGCACTTGCCCGTTTTCTGAGGCTACATCCGCACAACATCGCCCAGAAAACAGAAATTATGGTGGAGCATTTTTATGCAGTAACGCGCCACAAAATAGGTGGACATTCCAAAGCCATGGTGGTTACTGGGTCACGTTTAGAGGCAGTTCGTTACAAGGTTAGTTTCGATGATTACATCAAGGCCAAAGGTTATGCAATCAAGTCTCTGGTAGCATTTTCGGGTACGGTCAATGACGATAAGATTCCCAATAAGAGCTATACAGAAGAAGGGATGAACGAAGGAATAAAGGAAAAAGAATTACCAGAAAAATTCAATACTCCTGAATATCACGTATTGTTGGTAGCAGAAAAATATCAAACTGGCTTTGATCAGCCATTACTGCACACCATGTATGTGGACAAACGTTTGGCAGGAATTCAAGCAGTTCAGACCCTTTCCAGGCTTAACCGAATCCACCCACTCAAAGAAGACACATTTGTACTTGATTTTGTAAATGACCGGGAGGAAATCCGTACTGCCTTCAAAATGTACTTTGAAGGTGCTGAAATAGGTGAAGAGGTTGACCCGGCTCACATGTACCGTTTGCAGAATGAATTGGATGTTTCAGGTATTTACATGCCAGAAGAAATAGAACGTTTCTGCATGGTGTATTTTAAACCCAAACAGCGACAAAGCCCAGCAGACCACGAAGCCATAAATGCTTCCCTTGACCCTGCTGTTTCAAGATTTACCGTTTTCCTACGAGACAATGAAGAAGAAGCTGAACTTTGGCGCGGCAGATTACAATCCTTTCGAAATCTTTATAATTTTCTAAGTCAGGTAATTCCTTATCAAGATTCTGACCTCGAAAAATTGTATGTTTTTTTACGGCATCTATCCCCCAAATTGCCACTTCGCCACAGTGGCCCGCGCTACAATTTTGATGACGAAATAAGACTTGAATACTATCGGCTTCAAAAAATTAGTGAAGGATCGATCAATCTTAGGGAAGGTTATGCTCAAGCACTCGACGGCCCGACTGAAGTGGGAACAGGTGTAGTGCGGGAAGACCCCATGGTACTGTCACGCTTAATTGACTTAATTAATGAGCGGTTTGGTACAGACTTCAACCAAGCTGACCAGTTGTTCTTTGATCAACTGATCGAGACGGCAATCCGAGATGAATCCATCATCAAGGCAGCAGAAGTAAATCCAGAGGATAAGTTTATCTTGGTTTTTCAAAACCTTTTACAATCGCTGTTTGTGGAGCGAATGGATCAAAATGAAGACATTTTCGCTAGGTTTATGAATGACTCAGCTTTCCAAAAATTGGTGACTAAATGGCTGGCATCCGAGGCTTATGATAAATTGAGGGGCATCAAAAAATATCAATAG
- a CDS encoding HNH endonuclease — protein MRPVTKGNAPNIYANYQDAASDLQSCIGEFCSYCERHIETHLAVEHIQAKTHVPALRNSWINFLLACVNCNSKKGRKKIILDNYLWPDIDNTLMAFEYSTGGLVKVNTTVPASIQVLAMSTIKLVGLDNEPGNPDIKSRPTKKDRRWLRRQQVWQLAEECKNKLIANNTIEVRELIVSNAVGRGMFSIWWTVFNGDQDMRERLRVAFIGTAADCFDHNENLINRVGGKI, from the coding sequence ATGCGGCCTGTAACAAAAGGAAACGCTCCTAACATTTATGCTAATTATCAAGATGCAGCTTCTGATCTTCAAAGCTGTATTGGTGAGTTTTGTAGCTACTGTGAGCGTCACATCGAAACCCACCTTGCGGTTGAACATATTCAAGCCAAAACTCATGTTCCTGCACTTAGGAATTCATGGATCAATTTTTTGCTTGCATGTGTCAACTGCAACTCTAAGAAAGGTAGGAAGAAAATAATACTAGACAACTACCTCTGGCCAGATATTGATAATACACTAATGGCTTTTGAATATTCAACTGGTGGATTGGTTAAAGTTAATACCACTGTACCTGCCTCTATTCAAGTTCTGGCAATGAGTACGATAAAATTAGTAGGGTTAGATAATGAACCCGGCAACCCCGACATTAAAAGTAGACCAACCAAAAAAGATAGAAGGTGGCTCAGACGTCAACAGGTTTGGCAACTTGCTGAAGAATGTAAAAATAAATTGATTGCAAACAATACTATAGAAGTTCGAGAACTTATCGTAAGTAATGCAGTGGGACGAGGTATGTTTTCCATTTGGTGGACTGTTTTTAACGGGGATCAAGATATGAGAGAAAGGCTAAGAGTAGCATTTATTGGTACTGCTGCCGATTGTTTTGACCACAACGAAAATTTGATCAACCGAGTGGGAGGAAAAATTTAA
- a CDS encoding AAA family ATPase, whose product MRIRELTISNFRGFGETVKFPFSEHFTVIAGVNGRGKTAILDGLVLLFSYLLPQISEAKKQTKKVSETDVHLSASEANISVKTNCAGIPLDYFVTIYGVDRKVVPQKLYAEVSKTIKNAYGDPSRADDQAPLVVYYTTDRAGYRFPKALPQIVTSGQAMAYNGALFNRMVDYKDFMSRYRVALTLTNDEKIKNSSFLGANAVKAINKAIEYFLDGFAELQVQENPLKLWVSKHGEKLDLRQLSDGERSLIALICDLSRRLALANPALKNPLEGAGVVLIDELELHLHPKWQREIRDKLRKTFPNIQFITTTHSPFIIQSLNEGELINLDPKELDEEYSDESIEDITEFVMGVKMPQKSKRYIEMMEAAEAYFTLLHNVGDKSTIEVEHAKQKLNELSIPFSDDPAFQAFLNIERKLKLEE is encoded by the coding sequence ATGCGAATTCGAGAATTAACTATATCTAACTTCAGGGGTTTTGGAGAAACCGTTAAGTTCCCTTTTTCAGAACATTTCACAGTCATTGCAGGTGTGAATGGCCGTGGAAAAACGGCAATATTGGATGGGTTGGTGCTTTTGTTTTCTTATTTGTTGCCTCAAATTTCTGAAGCGAAAAAGCAGACCAAAAAAGTGTCTGAGACGGATGTTCATTTAAGTGCGAGCGAAGCCAATATCAGTGTAAAGACAAATTGCGCAGGAATTCCACTTGATTATTTTGTGACTATTTATGGGGTTGATCGAAAAGTCGTACCTCAGAAATTATATGCTGAAGTTTCCAAGACTATAAAAAATGCCTATGGTGACCCCTCGCGCGCTGATGATCAAGCACCTTTGGTTGTTTATTATACGACTGACCGGGCAGGATATCGTTTTCCCAAAGCGCTACCTCAGATTGTAACTTCTGGCCAAGCAATGGCTTATAATGGGGCGCTTTTTAACAGAATGGTTGATTATAAAGACTTCATGTCTCGTTATCGTGTTGCACTTACGCTAACGAATGATGAAAAAATAAAAAATTCTTCTTTTTTGGGCGCAAATGCAGTCAAGGCTATCAATAAAGCCATTGAATATTTCCTTGATGGGTTTGCTGAACTTCAGGTGCAAGAAAACCCCTTAAAGCTATGGGTCAGTAAACACGGAGAAAAATTAGATTTACGCCAACTATCTGATGGTGAACGATCTTTAATAGCCCTAATCTGTGATTTAAGCAGAAGGCTTGCACTTGCTAATCCAGCGTTGAAGAACCCACTTGAAGGAGCTGGAGTTGTTTTGATTGATGAATTGGAATTGCATTTGCATCCGAAGTGGCAAAGAGAGATTAGGGACAAACTTAGGAAAACGTTTCCTAACATTCAATTCATAACAACTACCCATTCTCCTTTCATTATACAGTCCTTAAATGAAGGAGAATTGATCAATTTGGATCCTAAAGAACTGGATGAAGAATATTCTGATGAGAGCATCGAGGATATTACGGAGTTTGTTATGGGAGTTAAAATGCCACAAAAAAGCAAGCGATACATTGAAATGATGGAAGCGGCTGAAGCTTACTTTACACTACTTCATAATGTAGGTGATAAATCGACAATTGAAGTTGAGCATGCCAAACAAAAGCTAAATGAGCTTTCAATACCTTTTAGTGATGACCCTGCCTTTCAGGCATTTCTTAATATTGAGCGTAAATTAAAATTGGAAGAATAA
- a CDS encoding restriction endonuclease subunit S, producing the protein MINESKIKLKHSVSLRKERVEGLENSRPYIGLEHIESSSGRLLISPLENGDLPDEMAEAGESLCNLFEPGDVLFGKLRPYLAKAWVANFSGRCTTELIVLIPKLIDPYYLKYNFLEKELLDAITGSSFGSKMPRADWGFIGDQYIFFPPIDIQRRIASYLDRETTRIDGLISAKERLITLLAEKRQALITQAVTRGFDQEIKMKHAGVEWIGEVPDGWMEIRVKYLGDIFYGLSQPPGYHADGLPLVRATNVYRGEIRKEGLVFVNEDDLPESKKVILKTGDIIIVRSGAYTADSALVTEEWEGAVAGFDMVFKPNKRVNPNFLAYVLLSPYVLESQLIPMSVRAAQPHLNAEELGSTIVVLPPSVDEQFAIIQCLEKKISKLDALRVANTKSIELLKERRKALISAAVTGQIEITD; encoded by the coding sequence ATGATAAATGAATCTAAAATAAAATTGAAGCATTCAGTTTCTTTACGAAAAGAACGGGTAGAAGGTTTGGAAAATTCTAGGCCTTATATTGGTTTAGAACATATTGAGTCAAGTTCAGGACGTCTGTTAATTTCGCCTTTAGAAAACGGAGATTTACCTGATGAAATGGCAGAAGCTGGAGAGTCCCTTTGCAATCTTTTTGAACCAGGCGATGTGCTTTTCGGGAAATTAAGACCTTACCTCGCCAAGGCATGGGTTGCAAATTTTTCAGGACGCTGCACAACTGAGTTAATTGTATTGATTCCTAAATTAATTGATCCGTATTATCTTAAATATAATTTCCTTGAAAAGGAATTATTGGACGCCATAACGGGTTCTTCATTTGGATCAAAAATGCCCCGAGCAGATTGGGGCTTTATTGGAGATCAGTATATTTTTTTTCCTCCTATTGATATTCAGCGACGCATTGCCTCATACCTTGATCGCGAAACCACGCGCATAGATGGCCTCATCTCTGCTAAAGAACGACTAATTACCCTATTGGCGGAAAAACGACAAGCGCTCATCACACAGGCAGTTACTCGGGGCTTTGACCAAGAGATAAAAATGAAGCATGCAGGGGTGGAATGGATTGGCGAGGTGCCGGACGGGTGGATGGAAATTAGGGTTAAATATTTGGGAGATATATTTTACGGATTGAGTCAGCCCCCCGGATATCATGCAGATGGCCTACCATTAGTTCGAGCAACAAATGTGTACAGAGGGGAAATCAGAAAGGAAGGTTTAGTATTTGTGAATGAAGATGATCTACCTGAATCAAAGAAAGTTATTCTGAAAACAGGTGATATTATCATAGTAAGAAGCGGAGCGTATACGGCTGATAGTGCATTGGTTACAGAGGAATGGGAAGGGGCCGTTGCAGGTTTTGACATGGTATTTAAACCAAATAAAAGAGTAAACCCAAATTTTCTAGCCTATGTCTTACTCTCTCCTTACGTACTTGAAAGTCAACTTATACCGATGAGTGTCAGAGCTGCACAACCTCATCTAAATGCTGAAGAACTTGGAAGCACAATCGTGGTACTTCCACCTTCTGTAGATGAGCAATTTGCCATAATCCAATGTCTAGAGAAAAAAATCTCTAAACTTGATGCTCTTCGAGTCGCCAATACAAAAAGTATAGAATTACTGAAAGAACGTAGGAAGGCACTAATTTCCGCAGCAGTCACGGGGCAAATCGAAATAACCGATTAA
- a CDS encoding type I restriction-modification system subunit M, which translates to MANHNDHINLIWQIADLLRGPYRPPQYERVMLPMTVLRRFDCVLAPTKEAVLKEYQQLDSKYHGQDGVIDSRLNKISKQQFHNHSPLTFERLKGAPDSIAKDLVSYINGFSKNVRRIFEYFEFEKEIERMNEANILYLVVSRFSTVDLHPNAVSNTDMGKIFEHLIRKFNELANETAGDHFTPREVIRLMVNLLFINDDKLLTTPGTVRTMFDPACGTGGMLAEAQAYLREHHLEAKLYTYGQDYNKRAFATAASDMLIKEVAHNGLGENIKFGDSLIEDQFKENKFDYLLSNPPFGVDWKKQQSEITRENQKMGFAGRFGAGLPRVNDGALLFLQHMISKFEPVDEANRKYGSRLAIVFSGSPLFTGGAGSGESNIRRWIIENDWLEAVVSLPEQMFYNTGIGTYVWIVTNRKEKRRKGKIQLLDARDFFVPMRRSLGDKRREIAEEQIVDIVQLYGRFEETKHAKIFNNTDFGYTRVTVERPLRLRYQMTLEDKSRFLDACPHLLDDIQAIDKALGREPIMDWNKTDQRIRKILRLKWKATEHKLFRDVFTQRDPEAVPVLKSKNSYEPDSELRDFENIPLSEDVEKYFQREVLPHVPDAWIDRSKDKVGYEINFNSHFYVFLPPRKLELIDKELKEVEEEILKLLKEVTE; encoded by the coding sequence ATGGCGAACCACAACGATCATATCAACCTCATTTGGCAAATTGCGGATTTATTGAGAGGGCCTTATCGACCACCTCAATATGAGCGGGTCATGCTTCCGATGACCGTGTTACGCCGGTTTGATTGTGTGCTGGCACCAACTAAAGAAGCTGTATTAAAAGAGTACCAGCAATTGGATAGTAAATATCATGGGCAGGACGGCGTTATCGATTCCAGGCTCAATAAAATTTCCAAACAACAATTTCACAATCACTCGCCACTTACCTTTGAACGCCTGAAGGGCGCTCCCGATAGCATTGCCAAAGACCTCGTGAGTTACATCAATGGGTTCTCCAAAAATGTACGCCGCATCTTCGAATATTTCGAATTTGAAAAAGAAATCGAGCGGATGAATGAGGCGAATATCTTATACCTGGTTGTTTCTCGGTTTAGCACCGTTGATTTGCATCCCAATGCCGTGTCCAATACGGACATGGGTAAAATTTTCGAACACCTTATTCGGAAATTCAACGAATTGGCCAATGAAACTGCCGGGGATCACTTCACACCCCGCGAGGTGATTCGGCTCATGGTTAACCTTTTGTTCATCAACGATGACAAACTACTGACTACACCTGGAACTGTGCGTACTATGTTTGATCCGGCTTGTGGAACAGGTGGCATGCTGGCCGAAGCACAGGCTTATCTCAGAGAACATCACCTAGAGGCCAAACTTTACACGTACGGCCAAGACTACAACAAACGAGCTTTTGCCACTGCCGCTTCAGACATGCTTATCAAAGAGGTGGCACATAATGGGCTGGGGGAAAATATCAAATTTGGTGATAGTTTGATAGAAGATCAATTCAAAGAAAACAAATTCGACTACTTGCTTTCCAATCCACCATTTGGTGTTGACTGGAAAAAGCAGCAAAGCGAAATAACCCGAGAAAACCAAAAAATGGGTTTTGCAGGCCGTTTTGGAGCAGGCCTGCCAAGGGTAAACGACGGCGCATTGCTGTTCCTCCAACACATGATCAGCAAGTTTGAACCCGTTGACGAAGCAAATCGAAAATACGGTTCCAGATTGGCCATTGTCTTCAGTGGATCACCGCTTTTTACAGGTGGCGCAGGTTCAGGCGAAAGCAATATTCGCCGCTGGATCATTGAAAATGACTGGCTTGAAGCTGTAGTCTCATTGCCTGAGCAGATGTTTTACAATACTGGTATCGGAACCTATGTTTGGATCGTAACCAACCGCAAGGAAAAACGCCGGAAAGGAAAAATCCAGTTGTTGGATGCCCGTGATTTTTTTGTACCCATGCGCAGAAGTCTTGGGGACAAGCGGCGCGAAATAGCGGAAGAACAGATTGTCGATATTGTGCAGTTATACGGACGCTTCGAAGAGACGAAGCATGCCAAAATTTTCAACAATACCGACTTCGGCTATACCCGCGTCACGGTGGAACGCCCCCTGCGCCTGCGTTACCAGATGACGCTCGAAGACAAATCTCGGTTCCTGGATGCCTGTCCACACCTACTCGATGACATTCAGGCCATTGACAAAGCACTAGGTCGTGAACCTATCATGGATTGGAATAAGACAGATCAACGCATCCGCAAAATACTCCGCTTGAAATGGAAAGCTACGGAGCACAAACTCTTTCGAGATGTGTTTACTCAACGTGACCCAGAAGCTGTACCTGTGCTGAAAAGCAAAAACAGCTATGAGCCCGATTCCGAACTGCGCGATTTTGAAAATATCCCGCTTTCGGAAGACGTTGAAAAATACTTTCAGCGGGAAGTATTACCTCATGTGCCTGACGCCTGGATAGATCGAAGTAAGGATAAGGTCGGGTATGAGATTAATTTTAATAGTCACTTTTACGTTTTTCTACCACCTCGTAAGCTAGAGTTGATAGATAAGGAGTTAAAGGAAGTTGAAGAGGAAATTTTGAAACTTCTAAAGGAGGTAACGGAATGA
- a CDS encoding PadR family transcriptional regulator encodes MRRYYLGEFEEIVLLTVAVLGEGAYGVSITNELDAQSGRSVSLSAVHAALHRLEEKGMLSSYLGDATAERGGRRKRLFSVTALGSRTLHEIRSVRDSLWKAIPPNSLPAIATSL; translated from the coding sequence ATGAGAAGATACTACCTGGGAGAATTTGAAGAAATCGTATTGCTGACCGTCGCGGTATTGGGTGAGGGTGCCTACGGTGTATCCATCACCAATGAACTGGACGCACAATCGGGGCGCAGTGTGAGCCTTAGCGCGGTACATGCTGCGTTGCACCGTTTGGAAGAAAAAGGAATGCTCTCATCCTACCTCGGTGACGCTACGGCTGAAAGGGGTGGCCGCCGCAAACGGCTGTTTTCGGTAACCGCCTTGGGTAGCCGAACCCTGCACGAAATCCGTTCCGTGCGCGACAGCCTGTGGAAGGCTATTCCACCGAATTCATTGCCCGCAATCGCTACCAGCCTATGA